In Triplophysa rosa linkage group LG18, Trosa_1v2, whole genome shotgun sequence, a genomic segment contains:
- the c1qtnf1 gene encoding complement C1q tumor necrosis factor-related protein 1, with the protein MPLTCLVLLVVVFAKCTEPYITQNPDVDTYEPRDYQRATEYYRDGSGTECKRCCDPAEDLPQNPQYKVVPQINITILKGEKGDTGLRGPYGKSGRTGQTGPRGSIGTKGTKGSIGSSGEPCKSYYAAFSVGRKKALHSSEYYQTLIFDTEFVNLYGHFNMFTGKFFCYVPGIYFFSLNAHTWNQKETYLHVMKNEQEMAILYAQPSDRSIMQSQSLMLELERDDQVWVRLFKGERENAVFSDDFDTYMTFNGHLIKAKSEG; encoded by the exons ATGCCTTTGACATGTCTGGTTCTGCTGGTGGTCGTGTTTGCAAAATGTACTGAGCCATACATAACCCAAAACCCAGATGTGGACACGTATGAGCCAAGAGATTATCAAAGAGCCACAGAATACTACAGAGATGGCAG TGGAACTGAATGCAAGCGATGCTGTGATCCCGCAGAGGACCTTCCTCAAAACCCACAGTACAAGGTTGTGCCACAGATAAACATCACCATCCTTAAAG GGGAAAAGGGAGACACTGGACTGAGGGGGCCTTATGGGAAATCAGGCAGGACAGGGCAAACCGGTCCGCGAGGGTCCATTGGCACGAAGGGCACAAAGGGCAGCATTGGTTCCTCCGGTGAACCATGCAAGTCCTACTACGCTGCCTTTTCCGTGGGCCGTAAGAAAGCCCTGCACAGCAGCGAATACTATCAGACCCTGATCTTCGACACAGAATTCGTCAACCTGTACGGCCATTTCAACATGTTCACAGGGAAATTCTTCTGCTACGTTCCAGGCATCTATTTCTTTAGTCTAAACGCTCACACCTGGAACCAGAAGGAGACGTACTTGCACGTGATGAAGAACGAGCAGGAGATGGCCATCCTGTACGCTCAACCCAGCGATCGCTCCATCATGCAGAGCCAGAGCCTCATGCTGGAGCTGGAGAGAGACGACCAGGTGTGGGTTCGACTCTTCAAGGGCGAGCGAGAAAACGCAGTGTTCAGCGATGATTTTGACACCTACATGACGTTTAATGGTCACCTTATCAAAGCCAAGTCTGAAGGCTGA